The sequence ATTTTTCGGGAGAGAACCTCCTGGTATCCAGGGCTGAGTTCGATGAGGCCGAGAAAAATCTGGATAGTGAGGTAAAGCGTGCAATAAAAAAAGCAGCCGACAACATCCAGAAATTCCACATCAAGCAGATGCCTAAGCCGTACGCGACTGAAACTATGGAAGGAATTTTCTGCTCAAGAGAATACAGGGCAATTGAAAATGTGGGGCTCTATATCCCGGGCGGAAGCGCCGTACTGCCCTCAACAATGCTAATGCTTGGAATACCGGCACGCATTGCGGGCTGCAGAAGAATTGTTGCCGTCTCCCCTTCAAAAGATAACAGGGTTAACGATGCGCTTCTTTATGCGGCAAAGTACCTGGAGATAACCGAGTTCTATAAAATAGGAGGCTCTCAGGCAATAGGGCTTCTGGCTTACGGCGACAAGGAGTTTCCGAAGGTAAATAAAATATTCGGTCCCGGCAACCAGTATGTTACGGCGGCCAAGCTCCTGGTAAGCATAGACCTTGAGGGCTGCCCGATTGATATGCCCGCGGGTCCAAGCGAGGTGCTGGTAATTGCGGATGAGTCTTCGGAGCCGTCTTTTATAGCAGCGGATCTTCTGTCGCAGGCTGAGCACGGAAGTGACTCACAGGTGGTGCTTGTTACAACCTCGCAGAAGGTTTTGTCAGGCGTGCTTGAACAGCTGGAGCTCCAGCTGCAGCTTCTTCCAAGAAAAGACACGGCTATTAAGGCGCTTGAATCATCTTTTGCCCTTGTAACTGAAAACGTGGAGGATGCCTTTACTTTCAGCAACATGTACGCCCCTGAGCATCTTATTCTCCACCTTGAAGAGCCGGAGCAGTATAAGGCGCTAGTAAATAATGCGGGCTCGGTTTTCTTAGGCGGATACTCCCCTGAAAGCGCGGGCGACTATGCCTCAGGCACAAACCATTCACTCCCCACATACGGCTATGCAAAGTCTTTTGGAGGAGTTACGGTTGAAAGCTTTATGAAAACAATGACATTCCAAAAATTAACGCGTGAGGGCTTAAAGAGCATCTCGGGGGCAGTTGAAACCCTGGCCGAGACGGAATCTTTAAGAGCACACAAGAACGCTGTAACTATAAGGTTAAATCAATTATGATAGAAAAGTTAGCCAGAAAAAATATACTGAACCTGAAGCCGTATACTTCGGCAAGGGACATGTATTCAAAGGGAATACTCCTGGATGCAAATGAAAACAGCCTGGGATCTACGGCTGAATACTACGAGGATCTTTATCTTAACCGCTACCCCGACCCTCACCAGGAGGACCTGAAAAAAGCGGCAGGAGAATACCTGGGCGTTGAGGGGAAAAACCTCTTCTTCGGCGTTGGCTCCGACGAGATTATAGACCTTATAATCAGGATCTTCTGCGAGCCGAAAGAAGACTCGGTTATGATACTGGATCCCACATACGGCATGTACCAGGTGGCCTGCGACATAAATAACGTAAAGACAAAGTCAGTAAACCTGACCGAAGAGTTTCAGATAGATTTTGAAGCCGTAAAAAAGAATTTCGATGAGACGGTTAAAGTTATTTTCCTCTGCTCGCCAAATAATCCGACGGGCAACCTGTTAAAGAAAAGTGACGTCATAAAGCTTGCTGAGAGCTTCAATGCCATCATTGCTGTTGACGAAGCCTATGTTGATTTTGCAGGGGATAATTCATTTATTAAAGAGGTTAATAGCCATGAGAACCTGGTCATAATCAGAACCTTCTCCAAGGCGTGGGGACTTGCGGGCATAAGGCTCGGTTTCTGTGTGGCAAATGAAGAGGTAATTCAGCTCCTGTTCAAGGTTAAAGCCCCCTATAACGTCAGTTCACTTACAAGGCAGGCCGTGATCGGTGCTATTGGAAACTACGGGAAAAAAGACGAGTTTGTTCAAAAGCTCATCTCAGAAAGGGAGCGCGTTAAAAATGAGCTCATGAAAATTCCGGGCATATTAAAAGTCTATCCTTCAGACGCCAACTACCTTCTTTTTAAGTGCAGGGATGCAAAGCTCATTCAGAAGAAAATGGCAGACGAAGGGGTTATAATACGCGACAGGAGCTCCTACGAGATGCTTGAGGGATGCCTCAGGGTTTCAATAGGTACAGAATATGAAAACAATAAATTTCTGGACATAATTAAAAAACTCTTATAAATAAATCCAATGAATAAAGTTGTAATAGATAAACAATTTTTTGATCTTACCTCTCCTCTTTCAGGGGGGCTTGTTACGGGCTTAAAAAAGCTGAGCCGCAAGGGCCTTCTTCTTGAAGTAAAGAACGGAAAAATCAGTGGCGCCCTGGAAAAGGTGCTTACGCTGGAGGCAATTAGTCTCGGCAAGGCTTCAGACGGAAGCACGGGGGATTTTTATATAACAGCCTCCGGGAGTTCAGAGCCCGGTGGCGGTATAATAGCCGTAAAAGAAGGGTCGAAGACGGACACTTTCGGCAAAGCAGCCCAACAGGTTATAAAAAGCCTGAGGCACTCCATAAAGACGAGGAAGACAAAAGAGACCGATATAAATGTTGAAGTTTCTTTAGACGGTGAGGGCATTTCTGAAATCTCAACCGGCGTCGGGTTTTTTGACCATATGCTAGAGCAGATTTCAAAGCATGCCAACATAGACCTCAAGGTTCAGGTTAAAGGGGATCTTTTTGTGGATGAACACCATACGGTTGAGGATACCGGCATAACGCTGGGCCAGGCGATAAGCGAAGCCCTGGGAGACAAACTCGGCATCAAGCGCTACGGGTTTTTCCTCCCCATGGATGAATCCAGTGCAAAATGCGCAATTGACTTAGGGGGCAGGACGTACCTCAACTTCAAGTGCAAATTCAAAAGAGAGAAAGTAGGCGACTTCCCCGTTGAGCTGACAGAGGAATTTTTCCGCGGACTCTCCTCCGGCCTCAAGGCAAACGTATTCCTGAGGGCCAAGGGGAAAAACGACCACCATAAGATTGAAGCCATGTTTAAGGCTTTTGCAAAAGCCTTAAATGAGGCCCTGAGGATGGATGAAAGAAATGAAGATAAATTACCATCAACAAAAGGAGTTTTATGATAGCTCTTATTGACTATGACGCCGGAAATACCGCCTCGGTAGCCAACGCCCTGGAGAAGCTGGGGCACGAGTTTGTGCTAACCAACAAGGAGGCGGATATCTGCAGGGCGGATAAGGTTATATTCCCGGGGGTCGGAGAGGCATCATTTGCAATTAAGCAGCTTCACCGCTATAACTTGATTAATCTCTTAAGAATAGTTAAAAAGCCCCTTCTTGGCATATGTCTTGGGATGCAGCTCTTGAGTGAATATTCAACAGAAGGAAATATCCCGTGCTTGGGCGTTGTGCCGGGGAGGGTTGAGAAGTTCGATCCTGCAGAGGTTAACGTTCCGCATATGGGCTGGAATGAAGTTTTCCAGAAGAAGGAGAGCAAACTGTTTAAGGATATTAAAGACGGGGAGTTTTTCTACTTCGCAAATTCCTATTACCTGCCCGCGGGTGAATTTACAACCGCCGTGGCAAATCACGGCATCGATTTTACGGCAGCGTTGGAAAAAGATAATTATTACGGGATCCAGTTTCACCCGGAAAAGTCGGGCGAAGCGGGTCTTAAACTATTAAATAACTTTCTTGAAATATGATTGTAATACCAGCAATAGATTTATATCAGAATAAAATTGTAAGACTTAAAGAAGGGGATTTTAGTAAGGTCACCTTCTACGAAAACAGCCCGCTCGAGCAGGCAAGGATTTTTGAAGAGAGCGGATTCTCCTGGCTCCACATGGTGGATCTGGAGGGCTCCAGGACGGGCAGCGTCTCGGTGCTTGAGACTGTAAGGGAGATAAAAGCCAAGACAGGACTTAAGTTGGAGTTTGGCGGGGGCGTAAGGGATGAGGCTTCAGTGGCCAAAATCTTTTCCTCAGGCGCCGACCGTGTAATAATCGGGTCTTTATCGGTAGAAAATAAAAAGGAATTTGAAGCTATAGTTGAAAAGTACGGAGCAGAAAAGGTAGTGGTTGCAGCCGACGTTAAAGACGGCATGATTGCCGTCAGAGGGTGGACGGAGAAGACCGCGATGTCATTAAAAGACCATATTACGTACTGCATGGGCCGGGGTGTGGATACTTTCCTTTGTACCGATATTTCGCGCGACGGAATGCTCTCGGGCACAAACATAAAACTCTACCAGGATATTATTAGTGAATTTCCGGGCATTAAGCTGATTGCCTCGGGAGGCATTAAGGATATTGAGGACGTCCGGAAAGTGGCGGAACTTAATGCTTACGCGGTTGTAGTAGGCAAGGCAATTTATGAAAACAGGATCAGCTTAAAGGAGCTTTCAGAAGTTGGTTAGCAAAAGAATTATTCCGTGCCT comes from Ignavibacteria bacterium and encodes:
- the hisD gene encoding histidinol dehydrogenase; amino-acid sequence: MKIYNFRNLDPKEKESLLRRPAIDLSKSFEAVRPILSEIKTMGLEAALKYAAKFDHFSGENLLVSRAEFDEAEKNLDSEVKRAIKKAADNIQKFHIKQMPKPYATETMEGIFCSREYRAIENVGLYIPGGSAVLPSTMLMLGIPARIAGCRRIVAVSPSKDNRVNDALLYAAKYLEITEFYKIGGSQAIGLLAYGDKEFPKVNKIFGPGNQYVTAAKLLVSIDLEGCPIDMPAGPSEVLVIADESSEPSFIAADLLSQAEHGSDSQVVLVTTSQKVLSGVLEQLELQLQLLPRKDTAIKALESSFALVTENVEDAFTFSNMYAPEHLILHLEEPEQYKALVNNAGSVFLGGYSPESAGDYASGTNHSLPTYGYAKSFGGVTVESFMKTMTFQKLTREGLKSISGAVETLAETESLRAHKNAVTIRLNQL
- the hisC gene encoding histidinol-phosphate transaminase gives rise to the protein MMIEKLARKNILNLKPYTSARDMYSKGILLDANENSLGSTAEYYEDLYLNRYPDPHQEDLKKAAGEYLGVEGKNLFFGVGSDEIIDLIIRIFCEPKEDSVMILDPTYGMYQVACDINNVKTKSVNLTEEFQIDFEAVKKNFDETVKVIFLCSPNNPTGNLLKKSDVIKLAESFNAIIAVDEAYVDFAGDNSFIKEVNSHENLVIIRTFSKAWGLAGIRLGFCVANEEVIQLLFKVKAPYNVSSLTRQAVIGAIGNYGKKDEFVQKLISERERVKNELMKIPGILKVYPSDANYLLFKCRDAKLIQKKMADEGVIIRDRSSYEMLEGCLRVSIGTEYENNKFLDIIKKLL
- the hisB gene encoding imidazoleglycerol-phosphate dehydratase HisB, producing the protein MRHSIKTRKTKETDINVEVSLDGEGISEISTGVGFFDHMLEQISKHANIDLKVQVKGDLFVDEHHTVEDTGITLGQAISEALGDKLGIKRYGFFLPMDESSAKCAIDLGGRTYLNFKCKFKREKVGDFPVELTEEFFRGLSSGLKANVFLRAKGKNDHHKIEAMFKAFAKALNEALRMDERNEDKLPSTKGVL
- the hisH gene encoding imidazole glycerol phosphate synthase subunit HisH; translation: MIALIDYDAGNTASVANALEKLGHEFVLTNKEADICRADKVIFPGVGEASFAIKQLHRYNLINLLRIVKKPLLGICLGMQLLSEYSTEGNIPCLGVVPGRVEKFDPAEVNVPHMGWNEVFQKKESKLFKDIKDGEFFYFANSYYLPAGEFTTAVANHGIDFTAALEKDNYYGIQFHPEKSGEAGLKLLNNFLEI
- the hisA gene encoding 1-(5-phosphoribosyl)-5-[(5-phosphoribosylamino)methylideneamino]imidazole-4-carboxamide isomerase, which gives rise to MIVIPAIDLYQNKIVRLKEGDFSKVTFYENSPLEQARIFEESGFSWLHMVDLEGSRTGSVSVLETVREIKAKTGLKLEFGGGVRDEASVAKIFSSGADRVIIGSLSVENKKEFEAIVEKYGAEKVVVAADVKDGMIAVRGWTEKTAMSLKDHITYCMGRGVDTFLCTDISRDGMLSGTNIKLYQDIISEFPGIKLIASGGIKDIEDVRKVAELNAYAVVVGKAIYENRISLKELSEVG